TCAATGCCGCAGTTGGATATTCATTGTTCTCGGTGAAGACACTCCGAGGATTTATTCTTGAAGATTGAGCGTGAAATTTCACAGGAACGGATCTCTCGTATGTATCTATCTTTTGCGTCTTCATCTTTAACTTCATTGGGCCAATCGAATCTCTTTTCCTTGTTTCATTATTGAgagtttgtaaataataaatggCAGAAAAAAGTCAAACTACAAGACTACCCTCTTAACAAATTACAAGACTACCCTTAATACTCCCCCTTGGGATGACCGGTGAATGTCAATCACACTCATCTTAGATAATAATGGAACAAAAACTTTGGATGAGAGAACTTTAGTGAAAATGTATGCAAGTTGTTGATGAGATCGTACAAGTTGCTTCACAATTCCTTTAACCATCTTTTTACGAACAAAATGACAATCTAACTCGATATGCTTCATTCTCTCAAGAAACATAGGGTTAGTAGCAATATGAAGAGTAGCAGCATTATCAGAAAAGATGAGAGCATGAGAAGTTAAAGGAACTTATAACTTAGTAAGTAATTAGGAAATCCGAATAATTTCACAAGTAGTAGCACCATGAACCTTGTATTCAGCTTCAATTGATGATCTAAAGACAGTCATTTGTTTCTTAGCCATCCAAAATACAAGGGAATCACTCATGAACACACAAAAACCAGTTGTGGACTTACAAGAATCCATGTAAGATGCCCAATCAGAATTTGAACAAGCCTTAAAGTTGAAAATTAGTACAAAGGCGAAGAAGAATCCCTTGACCTAGAGAACCCTTCAAATATTGAAGAAGATGATGGACAACATCAAGATGACATTGACGAGGCTGAGAAATATATTGACTAAACTTATGAACTACAAAAACAATATCAGGTTTGGAGATAGTGAGATATAAAAGTTTGTCAATCAAACACCGATAAGCAATTGGACCTTTTAATAAAGGACTATCACCAAGAGACAAGTGCAAATTAGGATCCATGGGACAATTTGAAGGTTTACAAGCCAAAAGACTGGTATCTTTAAgaatttgtagaacataatgTCGTTGAGACATAAACATACCTTGAGAAAAACGTGCAAGTTCACGCCCCAAGAAGTGACAAAGATCCCCCAAATCCTTCTTAAAAGTAGTACTCAAGTGAATTTTAAGATCATAAATAATGTCAACAGAAGCACCTGTCAGTACACTATCATGAACATAAACAAGCAAGCCAACAAATGTGGCTCCAGATCCTCTAATGAAGAGAGAATAATAGACATTGTTTGTATAAAACCAAGAAGTAAGGCATCAAAAGTTTGTCAAACAATTGTCTAGAAGCCTGTTTGAAACCATAGATGTAAAGGAACCGTGAAATTCCAATGCAGAAGCGGGGATagttcccaattttaattttcatagaacaaaattttacatAACATAATTATGTAAATTACAAAAACTTTACAGCATGCGATTGAAGGGGAAaaagtaattagggtttcaagaaaacttacccttgaagaacaatttcttctTCGCGAAATTCCCTTTCTAAAATGTTCACGATCAATCACAAACCAAGCACCGCCAATGAGGACACTACCTATATTCTCTATAGGGGAAGAGAATCACAAGAGGTGTGACCTCTATGTTTTAGGAGAGGGAGGAAAGATTTAAAGAGAAGAAATTTTATTCTGTGTGAATCTTGGTTAATGCAAagagattgattttttttacatCTTTTATGTTTGAAGATGATAGGTCTACTGAAAAAAAAACCACCCACACAACTCACGTAACATTGAGAGAacataatatatgttatatcaaagataatacataacttatagtttttatattatatcaaatacaatataacctgtagttttaacTCTCTCAatcatttatggtatttaatataaatcatatttgtactaaatttaattatatggtttaattatatgaatctcatccatattattaatatttgaatcatattcaaatatttatttcctctcaaataaactttatattataattcatcaaatacattatattaattatattgtatataactaagctaaattaattatatcacatataattaattccctcaattaatttgaacaattcaaattaatctaaatttgattctcaataatccctattgagctacaaagaggactttatggacctatagattgaagctccaatggtacttgaataattaattaaactcctttaattaaattagtttaattaaattattcaacatctattaaTTGCCGGTCACTCCACCAAAGACCGACAGTGCACTCTtccactacaaatatatttatgtgtccattggatataaccattcaATAGTGCAATAACTATTCACAATCTttcacttgttctaaagctagtggggtttACAAATATAAAGTACAAACCAGTACAATacataaaaacaataaactagggcatatactaTGCGCCCAAGAAAATCTCCTATTTGCTCTAGACTAGATGAGGCATGTCCCGTAAACTTAGACTCTataagtgaccctcaaacactttagtcatgagaacctttgtaaatggattagcaacattgtgctccaaagctatctttTTAACGATCATGtacccttgatgcacaatctcccggatGAGATGATACCCATGCTTTATGTGCTTTCCACGCTTGTGGCTTCAAGGCTCCATGAAATtttccacaacaccactattatcacagtaAAGGGTgataggctttgacatgtctggaacaacttccaaatcagtaaaaAATTCCTTAAGCCATACAACTTCTTTGGCAGCTTCCCAAATTGCTACATACTCTGCCTCCATGATAGAGTCAGCAATGCAACTCTGCTTTCTGCTTCTCAGACTACAActccttcattaagagtgaacattgatcctaatgtggatttcctagaatccctgtcagtctaaaaattagagacagtgtatcttgtaagaatcaaatccttagactTATACACAAGCACGTAGTCcatcgttctctgaagatacttgaggatggttttaatggttgtctagtgatctaatcctagattagactgatatttaTTAACTATCATCACTACATAGAAAATGTCATGTCTGgtcataacattgcatacattaggtTGCCAATAGTCGATACATTGgtgatccgtctcatctcctcaacttcttgaggtgtttgaggacactgtttcttagacaagataattccATACCTAAAAAGTAATAAAGCTCTCTTGGAACATCCAAtgtttgacaagcatcttgtcaatatatgatgtctgagacaaggccagcattttattcttacgatccttAAACAAAATGTCATGTGTAAACGTCACCCGTCAAGTCTGTCCTCTCTTTCTTCTTGTATCTCCCTACAAAAAAGACCTCCCCCACTCCCtcgtcttcttctttcttcttccatttctcaAGCCCTAACCCTACCCGTTTCATTTTTTCCTTGTCATCCGACTATCCTCATCAATTGTTCTTCAAAGCTTTTGAAGTTTTTCACCAGAGCACAATGTTGGATGCTTCAGACAGCCAAAATGTCCCTGAGCTTTGCCAGCAATAGTCTGGTGAGTTCCTTTTCCTCTTCATCTGTTTCCCCTTTACCTCTGTCATTGTCATCTCCACCATCAAAACCCTTTTCCCTATCCAAATCCACTAccatttcatcttcttcctgaAAAACCACCTCCCAACCCAAGCCATCTGCCCAATCCGTTCCGGAAAAGTCGTCCCAAGATCCGTCCACCTCCTCCAAAGCCCTCACGAAACCTAAACCTTTTGTCTTCAACAACAAAAAATCCTAAGTCCTTAACCCCTTCCAAATTGATGCGGGAGCCTGCGTCCAAAGGTCCTGCCAAACAGTTGCCGCCAACCATTACACCAACATACTGACGCATGAACCCATTCTTGAACACCCGAGAAAAACCcctaaaggaactcttatacaaaagtacctttgagcggaagtggatttttccaaaagcattatgacagaattaccacatttacattcacacaaacagatatgcatcaaAATACTAAATTACCGATATGCTTAGAGATAAATAAAAAGGAGAACAAGtagacttaccagttgaagactcttttcgcagcaaatctcgctttcgctGGAATGACAAGCTATCGTTCCGCaacacccaatcgtctaccacgaacagtCTTCACATGACCAGACGAAGAAaaagggacgacaccaccacttggaaccctcagtattctcggagtgagaatccaaagagtgggctctgttcggatttggtagaggagaGGAGGAAaaaagatcgtatacaacgatcaagcaagtgggagaaagactcgtttatcgtatagacaaaatgtttgctcgtttaggtgaagtatatgatcgtgtaggaaaagtcaagtgatcgtctatacgatcgtttaataaagttcgggcactaaacgatcgtttagtagaagataagcgatcatttagtaagtaGTGTGCGCGGGTGTAagcaattgtttagtaaacaacactatcgtatagactctaatttactaagcgatgactcTCTAGAATCACAACACACTGTGAACTATTTAAACGTCTCAAAacgattcttcatcttactcatcagttacgaaaacagaagagacgtcgaccaattatcccataactgtc
This genomic window from Benincasa hispida cultivar B227 chromosome 4, ASM972705v1, whole genome shotgun sequence contains:
- the LOC120076045 gene encoding uncharacterized mitochondrial protein AtMg00810-like; this encodes MEAEYVAIWEAAKEVVWLKEFFTDLEVVPDMSKPITLYCASVDIIYDLKIHLSTTFKKDLGDLCHFLGRELARFSQDTSLLACKPSNCPMDPNLHLSLGDSPLLKGPIAYRCLIDKLLYLTISKPDIVFVKGFFFAFVLIFNFKACSNSDWASYMDSCKSTTGFCVFMSDSLVFWMAKKQMTVFRSSIEAEYKVHGATTCEIIRIS